One Hyphomicrobiales bacterium genomic window carries:
- a CDS encoding AEC family transporter, with protein sequence MLATIAAIAPIFLTIALGYALYRARVLSEEMWSGVDILCFYVLFPALFVRTVANAQFTGLDVWPLVIGTMSGVLVSAGLMLLARPLLRQRLAVSDPSFTSLFQGVVRWHAFFGLAIVTALYGPDGITLIAIVILALIPLLNAMTIAVLVRFGSGQTSPNLASGVRQVALNPLILSVVAGGILNLTGIGLPRPAREVVDFLASGALGISLLAVGAGLRPLEGGGTGRLVLGCALRLVVHPAIMWVMLTLAGVDGLALTIGVLSAAVPTAVNAYILARRMGGDAPLMASLITAQVLASAVTLPVILWLLTPQ encoded by the coding sequence ATGCTGGCGACCATCGCTGCGATAGCGCCGATTTTCCTCACCATCGCGCTCGGCTATGCGCTCTATCGTGCACGCGTACTGAGCGAGGAGATGTGGAGCGGAGTCGATATCCTCTGCTTCTACGTGCTTTTTCCGGCCCTCTTCGTGCGCACCGTCGCCAACGCGCAGTTCACCGGCCTCGACGTCTGGCCCCTCGTCATCGGCACCATGTCCGGCGTCCTGGTGAGCGCCGGACTCATGCTGCTGGCGCGACCTCTCCTGCGGCAGCGCCTTGCAGTTTCCGACCCTTCCTTCACCAGCCTCTTTCAGGGCGTCGTGCGCTGGCACGCCTTCTTCGGCCTCGCCATCGTGACGGCACTCTACGGCCCGGACGGCATCACCCTCATCGCCATCGTCATTCTCGCCCTCATCCCGCTCCTCAACGCCATGACGATCGCGGTTCTCGTGCGCTTCGGCAGTGGCCAGACGAGCCCCAACCTGGCGTCCGGCGTGCGACAGGTGGCACTCAACCCACTGATCCTGTCGGTCGTGGCCGGTGGCATCCTGAACCTGACGGGCATCGGGCTGCCGCGGCCGGCGCGCGAGGTCGTCGATTTCCTGGCGAGCGGCGCGCTCGGCATATCGTTGCTGGCGGTCGGGGCGGGCTTGCGGCCCCTGGAGGGTGGCGGAACCGGGCGTCTCGTGCTCGGCTGCGCCCTGCGCCTCGTCGTGCACCCGGCCATCATGTGGGTCATGCTCACGCTTGCCGGTGTCGATGGCCTTGCGCTGACCATCGGTGTGCTGTCGGCCGCCGTTCCGACCGCTGTCAACGCCTACATCCTGGCCCGCCGAATGGGGGGTGACGCACCGCTGATGGCGAGCCTCATCACCGCGCAGGTGCTGGCCTCCGCGGTGACCTTGCCCGTGATCCTCTGGCTGCTCACCCCGCAATGA
- a CDS encoding metFprotein, with protein sequence MSSAAAPLSPEAAKQAIVAFAKGFTSETTPASAAKIPDFREHLEPGSVVYITFLPGSDYLDTVKLAVRLRGEGMKPVPHFAARSVTSKDMLEDYLKRVSGEAGVDRVLCIGGAVAKPLGEYSDSMQMLGTGLFDKYGIKTIGVAGHPEGSPDFPEEEHLKAIAWKNAFAERTGAHLHIVTQFVFEAEPVIAWDKRLNASGNKMPIHIGVPGIATVKTLLNYAIACGVGNSINFIRRQAANVTRLLRPQAPDKLLLDLATYAATDPGCNVKGMHYYPLGGLRKTAIYARCVADGRFKMEKDGFTVDADLS encoded by the coding sequence ATGTCCAGCGCAGCAGCACCCCTTTCGCCCGAGGCTGCCAAGCAGGCGATCGTTGCCTTCGCCAAAGGGTTCACCAGCGAAACGACGCCCGCATCCGCCGCCAAGATCCCGGATTTCCGGGAGCATCTCGAGCCGGGGTCCGTCGTCTACATCACCTTCCTTCCGGGTTCCGACTATCTCGACACGGTCAAGCTCGCGGTGCGACTGCGGGGCGAGGGCATGAAGCCCGTGCCGCACTTCGCGGCGCGCAGCGTCACCAGCAAGGACATGCTCGAGGACTATCTCAAGCGCGTCTCGGGCGAAGCCGGCGTCGACCGGGTGCTGTGCATCGGCGGGGCCGTCGCAAAGCCGCTCGGGGAGTATTCCGACTCCATGCAGATGCTGGGTACGGGACTTTTCGACAAGTACGGCATCAAGACGATCGGCGTTGCCGGTCATCCGGAAGGCTCGCCGGACTTTCCTGAAGAAGAGCACTTGAAGGCGATCGCCTGGAAGAACGCCTTCGCGGAGCGCACGGGTGCGCACCTCCATATCGTGACGCAGTTCGTGTTCGAGGCCGAGCCGGTCATCGCATGGGACAAGCGGCTCAACGCTTCGGGCAACAAGATGCCGATCCACATCGGCGTGCCCGGCATCGCGACGGTCAAGACGCTGCTGAACTACGCGATCGCTTGCGGCGTCGGCAACTCGATCAACTTCATCCGCCGGCAGGCGGCCAACGTCACGCGCCTGCTGCGCCCGCAGGCCCCGGACAAGCTGCTGCTCGATCTGGCGACGTACGCGGCGACCGATCCGGGCTGCAACGTCAAGGGCATGCACTATTATCCGCTGGGCGGACTGCGCAAGACGGCGATCTATGCGCGCTGCGTCGCCGACGGGCGGTTCAAGATGGAGAAGGACGGCTTCACGGTCGATGCCGACCTCAGCTGA
- a CDS encoding MFS transporter — MHDVQPASGDRATPWLVTGLGITQTIAWASSYYLLAIIADPLAEAVGTTPAWIFAALSLAILVSAVAGPLAGRLVDRDGGRAVLLASNLMFAAGLSVLALVDSLVGVIAAWLVLGIAMAFGLYEAAFATITAHRPLTARRAITMITLLGGLASTIGWPLTSLFEVAWGWRGACVAWAAIHLAIALPINFLSIPRARPAVSTGAGQADAPEQLAEPGPATEAARTAPKISRFAVMLVAFYFCLEWFISTGMAVHMPRLLEAQGLDHASAIAAAGLVGIAQSAARLTEYALFARVHPALLASFAASLHPLGALLLTLLAGVAAPLFTILHGIGNGLFTVARGTLPLTLFGASNYGLRLNLLMMPARIAQAASPFVLGLVIDLGADRALVLTAGLGLIAMLTTALIWRRDQNDAHTPRRRH, encoded by the coding sequence ATGCACGACGTGCAACCGGCATCAGGCGATCGGGCAACCCCCTGGTTGGTGACGGGGCTCGGCATCACCCAGACCATCGCCTGGGCATCTTCGTACTATCTTCTTGCCATCATCGCCGATCCGCTGGCCGAAGCCGTCGGCACGACGCCGGCCTGGATCTTCGCGGCCCTCTCGCTCGCCATCCTGGTCTCGGCCGTCGCCGGCCCGCTCGCCGGCCGCCTGGTCGACCGCGACGGCGGCCGCGCGGTCCTGCTCGCCTCGAACCTGATGTTCGCCGCCGGGCTCTCGGTGCTCGCCTTGGTCGACAGCCTTGTCGGTGTCATCGCGGCCTGGCTCGTGCTCGGCATCGCCATGGCCTTTGGGCTCTACGAGGCGGCGTTCGCCACCATCACCGCCCATCGGCCACTCACCGCACGGCGCGCGATCACCATGATCACGCTCCTCGGCGGCCTGGCGAGCACCATCGGTTGGCCGCTCACCTCGCTCTTCGAGGTTGCCTGGGGCTGGCGCGGCGCCTGTGTTGCATGGGCAGCGATCCACTTGGCCATTGCCCTTCCGATCAATTTCCTATCGATCCCGCGCGCCAGACCAGCCGTATCGACCGGTGCCGGGCAAGCCGATGCACCCGAGCAACTGGCGGAACCGGGGCCGGCGACAGAAGCAGCGCGCACGGCCCCGAAAATCTCGCGCTTCGCCGTCATGCTCGTTGCGTTCTATTTCTGCCTCGAATGGTTCATCAGCACCGGCATGGCCGTGCACATGCCACGCCTGCTCGAGGCTCAGGGCCTGGATCACGCCTCGGCCATCGCCGCCGCCGGCCTCGTCGGCATCGCCCAGTCCGCTGCACGCCTCACCGAATACGCATTGTTCGCACGCGTCCATCCGGCGCTGCTCGCCAGTTTCGCCGCTTCGCTCCACCCCCTCGGGGCACTGCTGCTGACGCTCTTGGCGGGCGTTGCTGCGCCGCTGTTCACCATCCTGCACGGCATCGGCAACGGCCTGTTCACGGTCGCGCGCGGCACCTTGCCTCTGACACTCTTCGGTGCCAGCAACTACGGCCTTCGGCTCAATCTCTTGATGATGCCCGCACGTATCGCCCAGGCCGCAAGTCCGTTCGTGCTCGGTCTGGTAATCGACCTGGGCGCAGACCGCGCCCTCGTTCTCACGGCCGGCCTCGGCCTCATCGCGATGCTGACAACCGCCCTGATATGGAGACGAGACCAGAACGATGCCCATACGCCACGTCGACGCCATTGA
- the arsH gene encoding arsenical resistance protein ArsH yields the protein MPIRHVDAIDHLPALDRRYMQRLPNEGLSDPLGHKPRILLLYGSLRPRSFSRLVVEECARLLTLFGAEPRIFDPSTLPLPDQITGDDHPAVHELLELSMWSEGHVWCSPERHGQITGVMKTQIDHLPLSRGGMRPTQGRTLAVMQVSGGSQSFNAVNTLRVLGRWMRMVTIPNQSSVPMAFQEFDEAGRMRASNYYDRIVDVMEELVRFTILVRPRVELLTDRYSERKERGGPALDPAKDLSSIAIAPQR from the coding sequence ATGCCCATACGCCACGTCGACGCCATTGATCACCTGCCCGCACTCGATCGGCGCTACATGCAGCGCCTGCCCAACGAGGGGCTTTCCGACCCGCTCGGTCACAAGCCACGCATTCTCCTCCTCTATGGCTCGCTGCGGCCGCGCTCCTTTTCCCGCCTCGTGGTCGAGGAATGCGCCCGGCTCCTGACGCTGTTCGGCGCCGAACCCCGCATTTTCGATCCCTCGACACTGCCGCTTCCCGATCAGATCACCGGCGACGACCACCCGGCGGTGCACGAGTTGCTGGAGCTGTCCATGTGGTCGGAAGGCCATGTCTGGTGCAGCCCCGAACGCCATGGCCAGATCACCGGCGTCATGAAGACGCAGATCGATCACCTGCCGCTGAGCCGCGGCGGCATGCGCCCCACCCAGGGGCGCACGCTGGCGGTCATGCAGGTCAGTGGCGGTTCGCAGTCCTTCAACGCCGTCAACACGTTGCGTGTGCTCGGCCGCTGGATGCGCATGGTCACCATCCCCAACCAGTCGAGCGTGCCTATGGCCTTCCAGGAGTTCGACGAAGCCGGCCGAATGCGCGCATCGAACTACTACGATCGCATCGTCGACGTCATGGAGGAACTGGTGCGCTTCACGATCCTCGTGCGCCCGCGCGTCGAGTTGCTGACCGACCGCTATTCCGAGCGCAAGGAGCGCGGTGGTCCAGCGCTCGATCCGGCCAAGGACCTGTCCTCCATCGCCATCGCTCCCCAGCGCTGA
- the bmt gene encoding betaine--homocysteine S-methyltransferase — MPKHSIREMLRERGWLLADGATGTNYFRMGLKSGTPPEIWNDEHPDRVIDLHRRFIAAGADLVLTNSFGGTANRLRLHGDGHRVREVNAKAAAHARSAADAAGRPVLVAGSMGPTGDLYQPIGDLTVEAGTAAYAEQAEGLAEGGADVLWIETISSEEELTAAVSGAARTDLPIVATMSFDTKGRTMMGISPVAFAKIAQGIGHDLVAIGANCGTGASELVCNVAAMARESGPLSVVAKGNCGLPQMSDAGEIVYSGTPELMADYARLARDSGATIIGGCCGTSPEHLAAMREALERHVPGTPPSVDEIERRLGAVSEYARKTT, encoded by the coding sequence ATGCCCAAGCACTCGATTCGCGAGATGCTGCGTGAGCGCGGTTGGCTTCTCGCCGACGGCGCCACCGGCACGAACTACTTCCGCATGGGTCTCAAATCGGGCACGCCGCCGGAAATCTGGAACGACGAGCATCCGGACAGGGTTATCGACCTGCATCGCCGGTTCATCGCCGCCGGCGCCGATCTCGTGCTGACGAACTCGTTCGGGGGAACGGCGAACCGGCTGCGGCTGCATGGCGACGGGCACCGCGTGCGCGAGGTCAACGCCAAGGCAGCGGCGCACGCCCGCTCGGCGGCCGACGCGGCAGGGCGGCCGGTGCTGGTTGCCGGCAGCATGGGGCCGACGGGCGATCTCTATCAGCCGATCGGGGACCTCACGGTCGAGGCCGGAACGGCCGCTTACGCAGAGCAGGCCGAAGGTCTGGCGGAAGGCGGCGCCGATGTCCTCTGGATCGAAACGATCTCGTCCGAAGAGGAACTGACAGCGGCGGTTTCGGGCGCGGCTCGCACCGACCTTCCGATCGTCGCGACCATGAGCTTCGATACCAAGGGGCGCACGATGATGGGCATTTCGCCGGTCGCTTTCGCCAAGATCGCGCAAGGGATCGGCCACGATCTCGTCGCCATCGGCGCCAACTGCGGTACCGGTGCCTCCGAACTCGTCTGCAACGTCGCAGCCATGGCCCGGGAGAGCGGACCGCTCTCAGTGGTCGCCAAGGGCAACTGCGGGCTGCCGCAAATGAGTGACGCGGGGGAGATCGTCTATTCGGGTACGCCGGAGCTGATGGCGGACTACGCCCGGCTCGCGCGCGACAGCGGCGCGACCATCATCGGGGGCTGCTGTGGCACGAGCCCCGAGCATCTGGCTGCGATGCGCGAGGCGCTCGAGAGACACGTTCCAGGCACGCCGCCGAGCGTCGATGAAATCGAACGGCGGCTCGGCGCGGTCTCCGAATACGCGCGCAAGACCACCTGA
- a CDS encoding MFS transporter, with product MVRSIRMQGSDATAATTQATSGTVSIAVLLLCIALLALATGLQGSLIGVSAVRANFTSLEIGYVATGYPVGLLIGSWLTLSLVDRVGYIRVFAAYASIASSAALLVPLIADPNWWFALRVLTGVCTAGLYIICEAWLNAATSNANRGRVLAVYMVVTYSMMGLGQFLLAIDDTSGLTRFIVASVILSFALVPITLIRVEAPSVALAKPLSLATVVRASPLAAATMFVNGIAQSAFFGLGAVYGSALGLSVALISLMMALPTLGVTLLQYPLGQLSDLVDRRALLLVVSGLAALAALAASLALTDVWWLIALFALYGTLAIPTRSIALAHANDQIPREQTLSASSKLFLIYGIGSTAGPLAAGTVMEMAGTQAFMQFHAAAFASVLIFSLVRILLGPVRQRTRQAGVVQVTPTSTPVATKGLLSGRDQDDPEETPAAQ from the coding sequence ATGGTGCGGAGCATCCGAATGCAGGGCAGCGACGCCACGGCCGCCACGACGCAGGCGACATCCGGCACCGTCAGCATCGCGGTTCTGCTGCTTTGCATTGCCCTGCTCGCGCTCGCCACCGGTCTCCAGGGCTCGCTGATCGGCGTCAGCGCCGTGCGCGCCAATTTCACCAGTCTCGAGATTGGCTACGTCGCGACGGGCTACCCGGTCGGGTTGCTCATCGGCTCCTGGCTGACGCTCTCACTGGTCGACCGTGTCGGCTACATTCGCGTCTTTGCGGCCTATGCTTCGATCGCCTCGTCGGCGGCGTTGCTGGTGCCGCTGATCGCGGACCCGAACTGGTGGTTCGCCCTGCGCGTCCTCACCGGTGTCTGCACCGCCGGGCTCTACATCATTTGCGAAGCCTGGCTCAACGCCGCCACGAGCAATGCCAACCGTGGCCGCGTCCTCGCCGTCTACATGGTCGTTACCTACAGCATGATGGGGCTCGGTCAGTTCCTGCTCGCGATCGACGACACTTCCGGCCTCACCCGTTTCATCGTCGCCTCCGTGATCCTGTCCTTCGCGCTCGTGCCGATCACACTCATCCGCGTCGAGGCGCCGAGCGTCGCACTCGCCAAGCCGCTTTCCCTCGCGACCGTCGTGCGCGCCTCGCCGCTGGCGGCCGCGACGATGTTCGTCAACGGCATCGCCCAGAGCGCGTTCTTCGGTCTCGGTGCGGTCTACGGTTCGGCGCTCGGTCTCTCGGTGGCGCTGATTTCGTTGATGATGGCACTGCCGACCCTCGGGGTCACGCTCCTGCAATATCCTCTCGGCCAGCTCTCGGACCTGGTCGACCGGCGCGCGCTGTTGTTGGTGGTGAGCGGTCTTGCGGCGCTGGCCGCCTTGGCGGCCTCGCTGGCGCTGACCGACGTTTGGTGGCTGATCGCGCTCTTTGCGCTCTACGGCACCCTCGCCATCCCGACCCGCTCGATTGCCCTCGCCCACGCCAACGATCAGATCCCGCGCGAACAGACGCTGTCCGCCTCGAGCAAGCTCTTCCTGATCTATGGAATCGGCTCGACGGCGGGACCTCTGGCAGCCGGAACCGTCATGGAAATGGCCGGAACCCAAGCCTTCATGCAGTTCCACGCAGCCGCCTTCGCGTCCGTTTTGATCTTTTCGCTGGTGCGCATTCTACTCGGTCCGGTGCGCCAGCGCACCCGCCAGGCCGGCGTCGTGCAGGTGACCCCGACCTCGACACCGGTGGCCACCAAGGGCCTCTTGTCGGGGCGCGACCAGGACGACCCGGAGGAAACACCGGCTGCCCAATGA
- a CDS encoding AMP-binding protein, producing MGMQVQGSDNNALSRAGFRVDAGRGTARIEIPAHANIAADTVGKHAAGPRRDHLALVIDNDDGGPIERWTYGQLDEAAGRLARGLARLGVTRGQPVAVHTGQSVETAIAHLAIYRLGAVVVTLSELYGPETVRHALGDCGARFVITRAETWAPNAEVAAGLAQPLRAIWCGTVPIAGGISLADVMAGDGPVPSPVATRADEPALLMYTSGSTGLPKGLLHGHRILHAYMPTISLFFNLELDEEGLVFWTPADWAWVGGLLDLLLPAWWCGHTVIASRHRYEAEWAFSFMDRHAVTHAFITPTGLKRLAEVADPRQRHALKVRTICTGGESLPGEIVRWCNEALGAVCNEFYGLTEFNHLVGNCAALYPARQGSMGKAYPGHGTTLVDEEGNEVGPGQTGEIVAPVDDPTLFLGYWGQPGIPEGLRLGRWLRTRDLARRDEDGYYWYQGRGDDLIKSAGYRIGPAEVEDCLVRHPAVAEAAVVASPDAERGAVVKAFVRLVAGARAGEALTRELQEHVKRNLAAYKYPRRIEYVDSFPLTSSGKIRRGELRRLEYEGQAGGGKAPTA from the coding sequence ATGGGTATGCAGGTTCAGGGTTCCGATAATAATGCTCTCTCGCGCGCGGGCTTTCGGGTGGACGCCGGGCGCGGTACAGCGCGGATCGAAATTCCGGCGCACGCCAACATCGCGGCCGACACCGTCGGCAAGCATGCCGCCGGGCCACGGCGGGACCACCTCGCCCTCGTGATCGACAACGACGACGGCGGCCCGATCGAGCGCTGGACGTATGGTCAGCTCGACGAGGCCGCAGGGCGGCTCGCGCGTGGTCTCGCCCGGCTCGGTGTCACGCGCGGCCAGCCGGTCGCCGTTCACACCGGCCAGAGTGTCGAGACCGCGATCGCGCATCTCGCCATCTACCGGCTCGGGGCCGTCGTCGTAACCCTCTCGGAACTCTATGGTCCCGAAACGGTGCGTCACGCGCTCGGTGATTGCGGCGCGCGGTTCGTCATCACGCGGGCCGAGACGTGGGCGCCCAATGCCGAGGTCGCGGCGGGGCTCGCGCAGCCGCTGCGGGCGATATGGTGTGGCACGGTGCCGATCGCGGGAGGAATATCTCTGGCGGACGTCATGGCGGGGGACGGTCCGGTGCCATCGCCCGTCGCGACCCGCGCGGACGAGCCGGCCCTGCTCATGTACACCTCCGGCTCCACGGGGCTGCCCAAGGGTCTGTTGCACGGCCACCGCATCCTGCACGCCTACATGCCGACCATTTCCCTCTTCTTCAACCTTGAACTCGACGAGGAGGGGCTGGTCTTCTGGACGCCGGCCGACTGGGCCTGGGTCGGGGGGCTGCTCGACCTGCTGCTGCCGGCCTGGTGGTGCGGCCATACGGTCATCGCCAGCAGGCACCGCTACGAGGCGGAATGGGCGTTCTCGTTCATGGACCGGCACGCGGTCACACACGCGTTCATCACGCCGACCGGCCTAAAACGACTGGCGGAGGTCGCGGACCCGCGCCAGCGCCACGCGCTGAAGGTGCGGACCATATGCACAGGGGGCGAAAGCCTTCCTGGCGAGATCGTGCGCTGGTGCAACGAAGCGCTCGGAGCGGTGTGCAACGAGTTCTATGGTCTGACCGAGTTCAACCATCTGGTCGGCAACTGCGCGGCGCTCTATCCGGCGCGGCAGGGCTCGATGGGCAAGGCTTATCCGGGGCACGGCACGACGCTGGTCGACGAGGAGGGCAACGAGGTCGGGCCCGGTCAGACGGGGGAAATCGTCGCGCCGGTCGACGATCCGACGCTGTTCCTCGGCTACTGGGGGCAGCCGGGCATTCCGGAAGGGTTGAGGCTGGGGCGCTGGCTTCGGACCCGCGACCTCGCGCGGCGCGACGAGGATGGTTACTACTGGTATCAGGGCCGGGGCGACGATCTCATCAAGAGCGCGGGCTATCGGATCGGCCCGGCGGAAGTGGAGGATTGCCTTGTGCGTCATCCGGCGGTGGCGGAGGCCGCGGTGGTGGCGAGCCCCGATGCCGAGCGTGGCGCCGTGGTCAAGGCGTTCGTGCGCCTCGTGGCCGGGGCAAGAGCGGGCGAGGCGCTGACGCGGGAACTGCAAGAGCACGTCAAGCGGAACCTCGCGGCATACAAATATCCGCGCCGGATCGAATACGTGGATTCCTTTCCCCTCACGAGTTCGGGCAAGATCCGCCGCGGAGAGCTTCGGCGCCTCGAGTACGAGGGGCAGGCAGGGGGCGGCAAGGCACCGACGGCATGA
- a CDS encoding TRAP transporter large permease subunit: MDANTIAYLSIGALFVFLLAGVPVGIALGVVGVAGMYFAVGEAFVLGQVASLPYSVTSNYAYAVLPLFVLMGILAEKAGITEEVFRAADVWLRRVRGGLYQAVIVGSAVFAAISGSTMVNAVVFTRIAYPEMLKMGYSRSLSIGSIAASGSFAAMIPPSITMVIYAIITEQSVGRLLIAGIVPGILTAIVYMIGIAVIVRINPSVAPLAGVRTSWRDRFLALRWLWGIAFLVTLVLGGIYAGVFPPSAAGAVGAAGALLFAMLRLGQRFFPSLLPALRDAASISCVIFLILIGGLLFSRMLVVSGVIDELVTLITTFASTPLRFLILVSVLYLVLGCFLDTTSMMVVTLPFVFPVVQQLGIDPIWFGIVLVKLIEISVITPPVGLNLFAVMGAVDSGTNFGHVVRGVLPFIALELIVLALLIMYPELSLWLPQQMMSN; the protein is encoded by the coding sequence ATGGATGCGAACACCATCGCATATCTCTCCATCGGGGCGCTGTTCGTCTTCCTGCTGGCCGGCGTGCCGGTCGGTATCGCGCTGGGCGTGGTCGGTGTCGCGGGGATGTATTTCGCCGTCGGCGAGGCCTTCGTGCTCGGCCAGGTGGCGTCGCTGCCCTATTCGGTCACCAGCAACTATGCCTATGCGGTGCTGCCGCTGTTCGTGCTGATGGGCATCCTGGCGGAAAAGGCGGGCATCACCGAGGAGGTCTTTCGCGCGGCGGACGTCTGGCTGCGCCGGGTTCGCGGCGGGCTCTATCAGGCCGTCATCGTCGGCTCGGCGGTTTTTGCCGCCATTTCGGGCTCGACGATGGTCAATGCCGTCGTGTTCACGCGGATCGCCTATCCCGAAATGCTCAAGATGGGCTACTCGCGCAGCCTCTCGATCGGCTCGATCGCCGCCTCGGGCAGCTTTGCGGCGATGATCCCGCCCTCCATCACCATGGTGATCTATGCGATCATCACGGAGCAGTCGGTCGGCCGGCTGCTGATCGCCGGCATCGTTCCGGGTATCCTGACGGCGATCGTCTACATGATCGGGATCGCGGTCATCGTACGGATCAATCCCTCCGTCGCCCCGCTCGCGGGCGTGCGGACGAGCTGGCGCGACCGCTTCCTGGCGCTGCGATGGCTCTGGGGCATCGCATTCCTCGTCACGCTGGTGCTCGGGGGGATCTATGCCGGCGTGTTTCCGCCCTCGGCCGCGGGCGCGGTCGGTGCCGCGGGGGCGCTGCTCTTCGCCATGCTGCGGCTCGGGCAGCGTTTCTTTCCATCGCTCTTGCCGGCGCTGCGCGATGCGGCGTCGATCAGCTGCGTCATCTTCCTCATCCTCATCGGGGGGCTGCTGTTCTCGCGCATGCTGGTGGTCTCGGGCGTCATCGACGAACTGGTGACGCTGATCACGACGTTCGCGAGCACGCCGCTTCGCTTTCTGATCCTGGTCAGCGTGCTCTACCTCGTGCTCGGGTGTTTCCTCGACACGACGTCGATGATGGTGGTGACGCTGCCATTCGTCTTTCCGGTCGTCCAGCAACTCGGGATCGATCCGATCTGGTTCGGTATCGTGCTGGTCAAGCTGATCGAGATTTCGGTGATCACGCCGCCGGTCGGGCTCAATCTCTTCGCCGTGATGGGGGCGGTCGATTCGGGAACGAATTTCGGTCACGTGGTGAGGGGCGTTCTGCCGTTCATCGCGCTGGAACTGATCGTTCTGGCGCTCCTCATCATGTATCCCGAGCTATCACTTTGGCTGCCGCAACAAATGATGAGCAATTGA
- a CDS encoding TRAP transporter small permease subunit, producing MGLTRLLRPINAAAAIVAGLCILAMTIIGAADVFGIFVLKRPIPGAFEFTEILMVASIFLALAMAQANRQHVSVEVLQKVLPAGIKRLSWRLNCLLTLAFFVLMSWIAWKVAANSFMIGEFSSGLIQVPVWPARVALAVGTTLISLQALAGLLEPDEAIAPTIAKES from the coding sequence GTGGGACTGACCAGGCTGCTCCGGCCTATCAATGCGGCTGCCGCGATCGTCGCGGGGCTCTGCATTCTCGCCATGACCATCATCGGGGCGGCCGACGTGTTCGGCATTTTCGTCCTGAAGCGTCCCATCCCCGGGGCCTTCGAATTCACCGAAATCCTCATGGTCGCAAGCATCTTCCTTGCGCTCGCGATGGCGCAGGCGAACCGCCAGCACGTCAGCGTCGAAGTGCTGCAGAAGGTGCTGCCGGCCGGAATCAAGCGGCTCTCCTGGCGCTTGAATTGTCTCCTCACGCTGGCGTTCTTCGTGCTGATGTCGTGGATCGCCTGGAAGGTCGCCGCCAACAGCTTCATGATCGGGGAGTTCAGCTCCGGTCTCATCCAGGTGCCGGTCTGGCCTGCGCGGGTGGCGCTCGCGGTCGGAACGACGCTGATCAGCCTGCAGGCGCTCGCCGGCCTTCTCGAGCCGGATGAGGCGATCGCCCCGACCATCGCCAAGGAAAGCTGA